The Rhineura floridana isolate rRhiFlo1 chromosome 10, rRhiFlo1.hap2, whole genome shotgun sequence genome includes a region encoding these proteins:
- the LOC133365168 gene encoding solute carrier family 22 member 13-like isoform X1 yields the protein MIRFGDILKVIGEFGRFQKWLVLLICIPNFLTPFHMFGQVFIVMDVPHYCNTSWIYNISQNLTKEQELNLTIPMKPDGSPEECIMFTPVEEDIESIIKYGINSTVECQDGWVYPTEPKPSLLTEFNLVCGRKDLNDISQSIYMSGLLVGALVFGPLSDWIGSQRSILLTLLIMGSFGVGAGFAPNFYVYIALRFLVGASFAGISISMAALSSEWVGASYRPLALIITHCSNALGQMALAGLAYSIHDWRYFQIAGSAPVFALFFYIWVLPNSARWLVTKGKIEEAKKVLRRAASINKRAVSEELLSQLAPEEKVKSGNILDLFKKPHLRRLTLIMAWVWFADSLVYYGVSLHVGDFGLDIYMTQLVFGAVEIPTRASCIFLLQWMGRKKCQAAWLILGGVVCLLIPAIPKDFPVIVTVLAVIGKAALAASFSTTYVFSAEVFPTVVRQTSLGLCSMSARVGGILAPLVGLLEKHHPAIPMGLYGGTALLGGILCFFLPETRNKDLEDNTAKSSASQRSNKAVNGSFENGPEQKEDVQIKEPTTSTYL from the exons ATGATCAGATTTGGAGACATCTTGAAGGTGATTGGAGAATTTGGAAGGTTTCAGAAATGGCTCGTGCTGCTGATCTGCATCCCGAATTTCCTAACACCCTTTCACATGTTCGGACAAGTGTTTATTGTTATGGATGTGCCTCATTACTGCAATACAAGCTGGATCTATAATATTAGCCAAAACCTGACCAAAGAGCAGGAGCTGAATTTGACAATTCCGATGAAACCAGATGGATCTCCTGAGGAATGCATTATGTTTACTCCCGTGGAAGAGGATATTGAATCGATCATAAAATATGGAATCAATTCCACAGTAGAGTGCCAAGATGGATGGGTGTATCCTACAGAACCAAAGCCATCATTGCTAACAGAG ttTAACTTGGTATGTGGCCGAAAGGACTTAAATGACATCTCGCAATCCATTTACATGTCGGGTCTTCTGGTGGGAGCCTTGGTTTTTGGCCCACTGAGTGACTG GATTGGAAGTCAACGGTCAATCTTGCTTACCCTCCTCATCATGGGCTCTTTTGGTGTCGGAGCAGGCTTTGCGCCGAATTTCTACGTCTACATCGCCTTGAGATTCCTCGTGGGTGCTTCTTTTGCTGGGATCAGTATAAGCATGGCAGCTTTAA GTTCAGAGTGGGTCGGGGCTTCCTATCGCCCACTTGCGCTGATCATCACTCACTGCAGCAATGCTCTGGGGCAGATGGCTTTGGCTGGCTTGGCGTACTCCATTCATGACTGGAGGTACTTCCAGATTGCTGGCTCTGCTCCGGTGTTTGCCCTCTTTTTTTACATATG GGTCCTTCCCAATTCTGCGCGATGGCTGGTGACAAAAGGGAAGATTGAGGAAGCCAAAAAGGTGCTTCGAAGGGCTGCTTCTATCAATAAACGAGCTGTCTCAGAAGAACTGCTCAGTCAG CTGGCTCCGGAGGAGAAGGTGAAATCTGGAAATATCTTAGATCTTTTCAAGAAGCCGCACCTAAGACGTTTAACTTTAATCATGGCCTGGGTCTG GTTTGCAGACAGTCTTGTGTATTACGGAGTGAGCCTTCACGTTGGGGATTTTGGCTTGGACATCTACATGACCCAGCTTGTGTTTGGAGCTGTTGAAATACCCACTCGGGCCTCCTGTATCTTCCTGCTGCAGTGGATGGGAAGGAAGAAATGCCAGGCCGCTTGGCTAATCCTGGGTGGAGTCGTCTGCTTGCTCATCCCTGCGATTCCAAAAG ATTTCCCTGTGATTGTGACGGTGCTGGCTGTTATTGGCAAGGCCGCTCTGGCTGCTTCCTTTTCAACCACCTATGTGTTTTCTGCTGAGGTCTTTCCCACGGTTGTCAG ACAAACGAGCTTAGGCTTGTGTTCCATGTCTGCCAGAGTAGGTGGCATCCTCGCCCCATTGGTTGGTCTCCTGGAGAAACACCACCCTGCTATTCCAATGGGATTGTATGGTGGCACAGCACTGCTTGGGGGCATCCTCTGCTTTTTTCTTCCTGAGACACGCAACAAAGATCTTGAGGACAACACTGCCAAATCCTCAGCAAGCCAGAG GTCCAACAAGGCTGTCAACGGTAGCTTTGAAAATGGACCTGAGCAGAAAGAAGATGTCCAGATTAAAGAACCCACCACGAGTACATACCTCTAG
- the LOC133365168 gene encoding solute carrier family 22 member 13-like isoform X2 translates to MIRFGDILKVIGEFGRFQKWLVLLICIPNFLTPFHMFGQVFIVMDVPHYCNTSWIYNISQNLTKEQELNLTIPMKPDGSPEECIMFTPVEEDIESIIKYGINSTVECQDGWVYPTEPKPSLLTEFNLVCGRKDLNDISQSIYMSGLLVGALVFGPLSDWIGSQRSILLTLLIMGSFGVGAGFAPNFYVYIALRFLVGASFAGISISMAALSSEWVGASYRPLALIITHCSNALGQMALAGLAYSIHDWRYFQIAGSAPVFALFFYIWVLPNSARWLVTKGKIEEAKKVLRRAASINKRAVSEELLSQLAPEEKVKSGNILDLFKKPHLRRLTLIMAWVWFADSLVYYGVSLHVGDFGLDIYMTQLVFGAVEIPTRASCIFLLQWMGRKKCQAAWLILGGVVCLLIPAIPKDFPVIVTVLAVIGKAALAASFSTTYVFSAEVFPTVVRQTSLGLCSMSARVGGILAPLVGLLEKHHPAIPMGLYGGTALLGGILCFFLPETRNKDLEDNTAKSSASQR, encoded by the exons ATGATCAGATTTGGAGACATCTTGAAGGTGATTGGAGAATTTGGAAGGTTTCAGAAATGGCTCGTGCTGCTGATCTGCATCCCGAATTTCCTAACACCCTTTCACATGTTCGGACAAGTGTTTATTGTTATGGATGTGCCTCATTACTGCAATACAAGCTGGATCTATAATATTAGCCAAAACCTGACCAAAGAGCAGGAGCTGAATTTGACAATTCCGATGAAACCAGATGGATCTCCTGAGGAATGCATTATGTTTACTCCCGTGGAAGAGGATATTGAATCGATCATAAAATATGGAATCAATTCCACAGTAGAGTGCCAAGATGGATGGGTGTATCCTACAGAACCAAAGCCATCATTGCTAACAGAG ttTAACTTGGTATGTGGCCGAAAGGACTTAAATGACATCTCGCAATCCATTTACATGTCGGGTCTTCTGGTGGGAGCCTTGGTTTTTGGCCCACTGAGTGACTG GATTGGAAGTCAACGGTCAATCTTGCTTACCCTCCTCATCATGGGCTCTTTTGGTGTCGGAGCAGGCTTTGCGCCGAATTTCTACGTCTACATCGCCTTGAGATTCCTCGTGGGTGCTTCTTTTGCTGGGATCAGTATAAGCATGGCAGCTTTAA GTTCAGAGTGGGTCGGGGCTTCCTATCGCCCACTTGCGCTGATCATCACTCACTGCAGCAATGCTCTGGGGCAGATGGCTTTGGCTGGCTTGGCGTACTCCATTCATGACTGGAGGTACTTCCAGATTGCTGGCTCTGCTCCGGTGTTTGCCCTCTTTTTTTACATATG GGTCCTTCCCAATTCTGCGCGATGGCTGGTGACAAAAGGGAAGATTGAGGAAGCCAAAAAGGTGCTTCGAAGGGCTGCTTCTATCAATAAACGAGCTGTCTCAGAAGAACTGCTCAGTCAG CTGGCTCCGGAGGAGAAGGTGAAATCTGGAAATATCTTAGATCTTTTCAAGAAGCCGCACCTAAGACGTTTAACTTTAATCATGGCCTGGGTCTG GTTTGCAGACAGTCTTGTGTATTACGGAGTGAGCCTTCACGTTGGGGATTTTGGCTTGGACATCTACATGACCCAGCTTGTGTTTGGAGCTGTTGAAATACCCACTCGGGCCTCCTGTATCTTCCTGCTGCAGTGGATGGGAAGGAAGAAATGCCAGGCCGCTTGGCTAATCCTGGGTGGAGTCGTCTGCTTGCTCATCCCTGCGATTCCAAAAG ATTTCCCTGTGATTGTGACGGTGCTGGCTGTTATTGGCAAGGCCGCTCTGGCTGCTTCCTTTTCAACCACCTATGTGTTTTCTGCTGAGGTCTTTCCCACGGTTGTCAG ACAAACGAGCTTAGGCTTGTGTTCCATGTCTGCCAGAGTAGGTGGCATCCTCGCCCCATTGGTTGGTCTCCTGGAGAAACACCACCCTGCTATTCCAATGGGATTGTATGGTGGCACAGCACTGCTTGGGGGCATCCTCTGCTTTTTTCTTCCTGAGACACGCAACAAAGATCTTGAGGACAACACTGCCAAATCCTCAGCAAGCCAGAG GTAA